A genomic window from Macaca thibetana thibetana isolate TM-01 chromosome 16, ASM2454274v1, whole genome shotgun sequence includes:
- the CPSF4L gene encoding putative cleavage and polyadenylation specificity factor subunit 4-like protein isoform X1, which produces MQEVIAGLERFTFAFEEDVEMQKGTGLLPFPGMDKSASAVCNFFAKGLCEKGKLCPFRHDRGEKMVVCKHWLRGLCKKGDHCKFLHQYDITRMPECYFYSKFGPLCKYRHVPRIMCLNYLVGFCPEGPKCRFSQISDVQVNTTYASAAALWINRDKSLL; this is translated from the exons ATGCAAGAGGTCATTGCGGGGCTGGAGCGGTTCACCTTCGCCTTCGAGGAGGATGTCGAGATGCAGAAGGGCACTGGGCTCCTGCCTTTCCCGGGCATGGACA aGTCGGCCTCAGCTGTGTGCAACTTCTTCGCTAAAGGGCTCTGTGAGAAAG GGAAACTCTGCCCCTTCCGACATGACCGAGGGGAGAAGATGGTGGTGTGTAAGCACTGGCTCCGGGGGCTGTGCAAGAAGGGTGACCACTGCAAGTTCCTGCACCAGTATGACATCACCAGGATGCCCGAGTGCTACTTCTACTCCAAGTTTG GTCCTCTGTGTAAATACCGCCATGTCCCCAGAATAATGTGTCTCAACTATTTAGTTGGCTTCTGCCCCGAGGGACCCAAGTGCCGATTTTCTCA AATAAGTGATGTCCAGGTCAACACCACTTACGCCAGCGCTGCAGCTCTTTGGATAAACAGAGACAAAT CCTTGCTATAA
- the C16H17orf80 gene encoding uncharacterized protein C17orf80 homolog isoform X1, with amino-acid sequence MSDNPPRMEVCPYCKKPFKRLKSHLPYCKMIGSTIPTDQKVHQSKPATLPRAKRMKGPIKDLIKAKGKELETENEERNSKLMMDKPEQTVKTFPLPAVGLERATTTKADKDIKNPIQPSFKMLKNTKPKTTFQEETKAQFYASEKTSPKRELAKDLSKFGESQRNPSEAGASLLVGSIEPSLSNQDRKYSSTVPNDVQTTSGDLKLDKIDPQRQELLVKLLDVPTGDCHISPKNVSDEVKRVRISLLSNERDSKGRDHLSGVPTDVTVTETPEKNTESLILSLKMSSLGKIQVTEKQEKGLTLGVETCGSKGNAEKSVSATEKQERTVMSHSCENFNTNDSVTEKKSQGEGPHLSLFIPRETTYEFHSVSQSSSQSLASLATKFLPEEKAEAWNHNRVPDVKALTESPEEQVSLEPKSDSPFQASHTRCQSPLCSAQHHTPQSPFTNHAAAAGRKTLLSCVGLEWFPELYPGYLGLGVLPGKPQRWNAVAQKPQLTTPQGERLSQGWIRCNTTIRKSGVGGITMLFTGYFVLCCSWSFRRLKKLCRPLPWKRTVPPCVGVAKTTGDCRSKTCLD; translated from the exons ATGAGTGATAATCCACCCAGAATGGAAGTGTGTCCTTATTGTAAGAAGCCATTTAAACGATTAAAATCTCACTTGCCATACTGTAAGATGATAGGATCAACCATACCTACTGATCAAAAAGTTCATCAGTCCAAGCCAGCTACACTCCCACGTGCTAAAAGAATGAAAGGGCCAATCAAAGATTTAATTAAAGCTAAAGGGAAAGAGTTAGagacagagaatgaagaaagaaattctaAGTTGATGATGGACAAACCAGAACAGACAGTGAAGACCTTTCCACTACCAGCTGTTGGTTTGGAAAGAGCAACTACTACAAAGGCAGATAAAGACATCAAGAATCCAATCCAACCAtccttcaaaatgttaaaaaatactaAGCCAAAGACTACTTTCCaagaagaaaccaaggctcagttTTATGCATCAGAGAAAACCTCTCCTAAAAGAGAACTTGCCAAAGATTTGTCTAAATTCGGAGAAAGTCAACGTAATCCTTCAGAAGCTGGAGCGTCTTTACTGGTTGGCTCAATAGAACCTTCTTTGTCAAATCAAGATAGAAAATATTCCTCAACTGTACCTAATGATGTACAAACTACCTCTGGTGATCTGAAATTGGACAAAATTGATCCCCAAAGACAGGAACTTCTAGTAAAATTACTAGACGTGCCTACTGGTGATTGtcatatttctccaaagaatgtCAGTGATGAGGTTAAAAGGGTAAGAATATCATTATTAAGCAATGAGAGAGATTCCAAAGGCAGGGATCACCTCTCAGGAGTCCCTACTGATGTTACAGTTACTGAGACTCCAGAAAAGAACACAGAATCACTCATTTTAAGCCTTAAAATGAGCTCATTGGGTAAAATCCAAGTCACGGAGAAACAAGAGAAAGGACTTACTCTTGGAGTAGAGACGTGTGGGAGCaaaggaaatgcagagaaaagtgTGTCTGCAACAGAAAAGCAGGAACGGACTGTCATGAGCCATAGCTGTGAGAACTTCAACACCAATGATTCAGTCACAGAAAAGAAGTCTCAAGGAGAAGGACCACATTTAAGTTTGTTCATTCCAAGGGAGACAACTTATGAGTTTCATTCTGTATCGCAGTCAAGTAGTCAAAGTCTTGCTTCTCTAGCTACAAAATTTCttccagaagagaaagcagaagcCTGGAATCATAATCGTGTCCCTGATGTAAAGGCATTAACGGAGAGTCCCGAGGAACAGGTGTCTCTGGAGCCCAAATCTGATAGTCCGTTCCAAGCATCACACACTAGGTGCCAGAGTCCTTTATGTTCAGCCCAGCATCACACTCCTCAGAGCCCCTTCACCAATCATGCTGCAGCTGCTGGCAGGAAGACCCTTCTCAGCTGTGTGGGACTGGAGTGGTTTCCAGAGCTCTATCCTGGTTACCTTGGACTAGGGGTGTTGCCAGGGAAGCCTCAgcgttggaatgcagtggcccagaAGCCACAACTTACGACTCCCCAGGGGGAAAGACTCTCACAAG GCTGGATCAGGTGCAACACCACCATAAGGAAGAGTGGAGTCGGTGGCATCACGATGCTCTTCACAGGGTACTTCGTCCTGTGTTGTAGCTGGAGTTTCAGACGTCTGA aaaaattgtgcCGACCCCTGCCCTGGAAGAGAACAGTACCCCCGTGTGTTGGTGTGGCGAAGACGACTGGAGATTGCCGCTCTAAAACATGTTTGGATTAG
- the C16H17orf80 gene encoding uncharacterized protein C17orf80 homolog isoform X2 — protein sequence MSDNPPRMEVCPYCKKPFKRLKSHLPYCKMIGSTIPTDQKVHQSKPATLPRAKRMKGPIKDLIKAKGKELETENEERNSKLMMDKPEQTVKTFPLPAVGLERATTTKADKDIKNPIQPSFKMLKNTKPKTTFQEETKAQFYASEKTSPKRELAKDLSKFGESQRNPSEAGASLLVGSIEPSLSNQDRKYSSTVPNDVQTTSGDLKLDKIDPQRQELLVKLLDVPTGDCHISPKNVSDEVKRVRISLLSNERDSKGRDHLSGVPTDVTVTETPEKNTESLILSLKMSSLGKIQVTEKQEKGLTLGVETCGSKGNAEKSVSATEKQERTVMSHSCENFNTNDSVTEKKSQGEGPHLSLFIPRETTYEFHSVSQSSSQSLASLATKFLPEEKAEAWNHNRVPDVKALTESPEEQVSLEPKSDSPFQASHTRCQSPLCSAQHHTPQSPFTNHAAAAGRKTLLSCVGLEWFPELYPGYLGLGVLPGKPQRWNAVAQKPQLTTPQGERLSQGWIRCNTTIRKSGVGGITMLFTGYFVLCCSWSFRRLKLQRWRKWC from the exons ATGAGTGATAATCCACCCAGAATGGAAGTGTGTCCTTATTGTAAGAAGCCATTTAAACGATTAAAATCTCACTTGCCATACTGTAAGATGATAGGATCAACCATACCTACTGATCAAAAAGTTCATCAGTCCAAGCCAGCTACACTCCCACGTGCTAAAAGAATGAAAGGGCCAATCAAAGATTTAATTAAAGCTAAAGGGAAAGAGTTAGagacagagaatgaagaaagaaattctaAGTTGATGATGGACAAACCAGAACAGACAGTGAAGACCTTTCCACTACCAGCTGTTGGTTTGGAAAGAGCAACTACTACAAAGGCAGATAAAGACATCAAGAATCCAATCCAACCAtccttcaaaatgttaaaaaatactaAGCCAAAGACTACTTTCCaagaagaaaccaaggctcagttTTATGCATCAGAGAAAACCTCTCCTAAAAGAGAACTTGCCAAAGATTTGTCTAAATTCGGAGAAAGTCAACGTAATCCTTCAGAAGCTGGAGCGTCTTTACTGGTTGGCTCAATAGAACCTTCTTTGTCAAATCAAGATAGAAAATATTCCTCAACTGTACCTAATGATGTACAAACTACCTCTGGTGATCTGAAATTGGACAAAATTGATCCCCAAAGACAGGAACTTCTAGTAAAATTACTAGACGTGCCTACTGGTGATTGtcatatttctccaaagaatgtCAGTGATGAGGTTAAAAGGGTAAGAATATCATTATTAAGCAATGAGAGAGATTCCAAAGGCAGGGATCACCTCTCAGGAGTCCCTACTGATGTTACAGTTACTGAGACTCCAGAAAAGAACACAGAATCACTCATTTTAAGCCTTAAAATGAGCTCATTGGGTAAAATCCAAGTCACGGAGAAACAAGAGAAAGGACTTACTCTTGGAGTAGAGACGTGTGGGAGCaaaggaaatgcagagaaaagtgTGTCTGCAACAGAAAAGCAGGAACGGACTGTCATGAGCCATAGCTGTGAGAACTTCAACACCAATGATTCAGTCACAGAAAAGAAGTCTCAAGGAGAAGGACCACATTTAAGTTTGTTCATTCCAAGGGAGACAACTTATGAGTTTCATTCTGTATCGCAGTCAAGTAGTCAAAGTCTTGCTTCTCTAGCTACAAAATTTCttccagaagagaaagcagaagcCTGGAATCATAATCGTGTCCCTGATGTAAAGGCATTAACGGAGAGTCCCGAGGAACAGGTGTCTCTGGAGCCCAAATCTGATAGTCCGTTCCAAGCATCACACACTAGGTGCCAGAGTCCTTTATGTTCAGCCCAGCATCACACTCCTCAGAGCCCCTTCACCAATCATGCTGCAGCTGCTGGCAGGAAGACCCTTCTCAGCTGTGTGGGACTGGAGTGGTTTCCAGAGCTCTATCCTGGTTACCTTGGACTAGGGGTGTTGCCAGGGAAGCCTCAgcgttggaatgcagtggcccagaAGCCACAACTTACGACTCCCCAGGGGGAAAGACTCTCACAAG GCTGGATCAGGTGCAACACCACCATAAGGAAGAGTGGAGTCGGTGGCATCACGATGCTCTTCACAGGGTACTTCGTCCTGTGTTGTAGCTGGAGTTTCAGACGTCTGA AGCTGCAGCGCTGGCGTAAGTGGTGTTGA
- the C16H17orf80 gene encoding uncharacterized protein C17orf80 homolog isoform X4 → MFSPASHSSEPLHQSCCSCWQEDPSQLCGTGVVSRALSWLPWTRGVAREASALECSGPEATTYDSPGGKTLTSFFVGKSSTHIRSLEPPTGLTTSNFSLMRLLGAVQKGWIRCNTTIRKSGVGGITMLFTGYFVLCCSWSFRRLKLQRWRKWC, encoded by the exons ATGTTCAGCCCAGCATCACACTCCTCAGAGCCCCTTCACCAATCATGCTGCAGCTGCTGGCAGGAAGACCCTTCTCAGCTGTGTGGGACTGGAGTGGTTTCCAGAGCTCTATCCTGGTTACCTTGGACTAGGGGTGTTGCCAGGGAAGCCTCAgcgttggaatgcagtggcccagaAGCCACAACTTACGACTCCCCAGGGGGAAAGACTCTCACAAG TTTCTTTGTTGGAAAGAGCTCAACTCATATAAGGAGTTTGGAACCCCCTACCGGACTTACAACCTCCAACTTCTCTCTAATGAGGCTCTTGGGAGCTGTACAAAAAG GCTGGATCAGGTGCAACACCACCATAAGGAAGAGTGGAGTCGGTGGCATCACGATGCTCTTCACAGGGTACTTCGTCCTGTGTTGTAGCTGGAGTTTCAGACGTCTGA AGCTGCAGCGCTGGCGTAAGTGGTGTTGA
- the CPSF4L gene encoding putative cleavage and polyadenylation specificity factor subunit 4-like protein isoform X2: MSYIGPTCLGSGSFRSPSQRWKMQEVIAGLERFTFAFEEDVEMQKGTGLLPFPGMDKSASAVCNFFAKGLCEKGKLCPFRHDRGEKMVVCKHWLRGLCKKGDHCKFLHQYDITRMPECYFYSKFGDCSNKECPFLHVKPAFKSQDCPWYDQGFCKDGPLCKYRHVPRIMCLNYLVGFCPEGPKCRFSQISDVQVNTTYASAAALWINRDKSLL; the protein is encoded by the exons ATGAGCTATATCGGGCCCACCTGCCTGGGTTCCGGCAGCTTCCGCAGCCCCAGCCAGAGATGGAAGATGCAAGAGGTCATTGCGGGGCTGGAGCGGTTCACCTTCGCCTTCGAGGAGGATGTCGAGATGCAGAAGGGCACTGGGCTCCTGCCTTTCCCGGGCATGGACA aGTCGGCCTCAGCTGTGTGCAACTTCTTCGCTAAAGGGCTCTGTGAGAAAG GGAAACTCTGCCCCTTCCGACATGACCGAGGGGAGAAGATGGTGGTGTGTAAGCACTGGCTCCGGGGGCTGTGCAAGAAGGGTGACCACTGCAAGTTCCTGCACCAGTATGACATCACCAGGATGCCCGAGTGCTACTTCTACTCCAAGTTTG GTGACTGCAGCAACAAGGAGTGTCCCTTCCTCCATGTGAAGCCAGCTTTCAAGTCCCAGGACTGTCCTTGGTATGACCAAGGTTTCTGCAAGGACG GTCCTCTGTGTAAATACCGCCATGTCCCCAGAATAATGTGTCTCAACTATTTAGTTGGCTTCTGCCCCGAGGGACCCAAGTGCCGATTTTCTCA AATAAGTGATGTCCAGGTCAACACCACTTACGCCAGCGCTGCAGCTCTTTGGATAAACAGAGACAAAT CCTTGCTATAA
- the C16H17orf80 gene encoding uncharacterized protein C17orf80 homolog isoform X3: MSDNPPRMEVCPYCKKPFKRLKSHLPYCKMIGSTIPTDQKVHQSKPATLPRAKRMKGPIKDLIKAKGKELETENEERNSKLMMDKPEQTVKTFPLPAVGLERATTTKADKDIKNPIQPSFKMLKNTKPKTTFQEETKAQFYASEKTSPKRELAKDLSKFGESQRNPSEAGASLLVGSIEPSLSNQDRKYSSTVPNDVQTTSGDLKLDKIDPQRQELLVKLLDVPTGDCHISPKNVSDEVKRVRISLLSNERDSKGRDHLSGVPTDVTVTETPEKNTESLILSLKMSSLGKIQVTEKQEKGLTLGVETCGSKGNAEKSVSATEKQERTVMSHSCENFNTNDSVTEKKSQGEGPHLSLFIPRETTYEFHSVSQSSSQSLASLATKFLPEEKAEAWNHNRVPDVKALTESPEEQVSLEPKSDSPFQASHTRCQSPLCSAQHHTPQSPFTNHAAAAGRKTLLSCVGLEWFPELYPGYLGLGVLPGKPQRWNAVAQKPQLTTPQGERLSQVSLLERAQLI, encoded by the exons ATGAGTGATAATCCACCCAGAATGGAAGTGTGTCCTTATTGTAAGAAGCCATTTAAACGATTAAAATCTCACTTGCCATACTGTAAGATGATAGGATCAACCATACCTACTGATCAAAAAGTTCATCAGTCCAAGCCAGCTACACTCCCACGTGCTAAAAGAATGAAAGGGCCAATCAAAGATTTAATTAAAGCTAAAGGGAAAGAGTTAGagacagagaatgaagaaagaaattctaAGTTGATGATGGACAAACCAGAACAGACAGTGAAGACCTTTCCACTACCAGCTGTTGGTTTGGAAAGAGCAACTACTACAAAGGCAGATAAAGACATCAAGAATCCAATCCAACCAtccttcaaaatgttaaaaaatactaAGCCAAAGACTACTTTCCaagaagaaaccaaggctcagttTTATGCATCAGAGAAAACCTCTCCTAAAAGAGAACTTGCCAAAGATTTGTCTAAATTCGGAGAAAGTCAACGTAATCCTTCAGAAGCTGGAGCGTCTTTACTGGTTGGCTCAATAGAACCTTCTTTGTCAAATCAAGATAGAAAATATTCCTCAACTGTACCTAATGATGTACAAACTACCTCTGGTGATCTGAAATTGGACAAAATTGATCCCCAAAGACAGGAACTTCTAGTAAAATTACTAGACGTGCCTACTGGTGATTGtcatatttctccaaagaatgtCAGTGATGAGGTTAAAAGGGTAAGAATATCATTATTAAGCAATGAGAGAGATTCCAAAGGCAGGGATCACCTCTCAGGAGTCCCTACTGATGTTACAGTTACTGAGACTCCAGAAAAGAACACAGAATCACTCATTTTAAGCCTTAAAATGAGCTCATTGGGTAAAATCCAAGTCACGGAGAAACAAGAGAAAGGACTTACTCTTGGAGTAGAGACGTGTGGGAGCaaaggaaatgcagagaaaagtgTGTCTGCAACAGAAAAGCAGGAACGGACTGTCATGAGCCATAGCTGTGAGAACTTCAACACCAATGATTCAGTCACAGAAAAGAAGTCTCAAGGAGAAGGACCACATTTAAGTTTGTTCATTCCAAGGGAGACAACTTATGAGTTTCATTCTGTATCGCAGTCAAGTAGTCAAAGTCTTGCTTCTCTAGCTACAAAATTTCttccagaagagaaagcagaagcCTGGAATCATAATCGTGTCCCTGATGTAAAGGCATTAACGGAGAGTCCCGAGGAACAGGTGTCTCTGGAGCCCAAATCTGATAGTCCGTTCCAAGCATCACACACTAGGTGCCAGAGTCCTTTATGTTCAGCCCAGCATCACACTCCTCAGAGCCCCTTCACCAATCATGCTGCAGCTGCTGGCAGGAAGACCCTTCTCAGCTGTGTGGGACTGGAGTGGTTTCCAGAGCTCTATCCTGGTTACCTTGGACTAGGGGTGTTGCCAGGGAAGCCTCAgcgttggaatgcagtggcccagaAGCCACAACTTACGACTCCCCAGGGGGAAAGACTCTCACAAG TTTCTTTGTTGGAAAGAGCTCAACTCATATAA